One region of Kwoniella pini CBS 10737 chromosome 6, complete sequence genomic DNA includes:
- a CDS encoding methionine-tRNA ligase yields MSGRNIRQVDGLLMNIHDPSSGPVLPKDGERNVLITSALPYVNNVPHLGNIIGSTLSADVFARYSRTLNVPTLYICGTDEYGTATETKALEEGVSPLELCTKFHKLHTEIYEWFELSFDKWGRTSTPEHTKITQDVYLDLHKNGFFKLETSDQTYCEDDNLFLADRFVEGTCPQCKYDDARGDQCDKCGLTYSSPTELINPRCKRNKNHKVSVRPSTHACMRLDLLQPKLEEWMQKARVKAKWGSNAVITDKGEIVEPRMLGDGLRPSAVTRDLKWGVEVPKTGDVEEDKAMEGKVIYVWFDAPIGYPSITATYTDEWEKWWKNPDNVELYQFMGKDNVYFHTVLFPSMLIGTAQPWTMLHNISSTQYLNYEDTKFSKSRNIGVFGNNARETGQPPSVWRYYLLSQRPENSDSSFLWSNFIAANNNELLANLGNFVNRVIKFVNAKYDSVVPGPEGFAGGDAVPQSDTTTTAAQLDTDFFNDINARLAEYRASMDDTKLRNGLATAMSLSARGNQYLQDNSLDNALLANQPERCAQVLLNAINLIYLLSVVFHPFMPTTSEGILRQLNAPARSLPEKFSIDILPGHKLGKAEYLFKKIENLNGAQEKAWQKQFGGDSVVAEKVTPAGPDGHPEGGKVPHAKDIVVDKKAAHLAKQAEIAKIKRAAAKEAEKNKSPEEKELESKVEQQGKLVALIKKGVQEGNADEELAKAKELKAELADLRKKLKEASLSK; encoded by the exons ATGAGCGGTCGAAATATCCGTCAAGTTGATggattgttgatgaatataCATGATCCATCCTCAGGACCAGT ATTGCCCAAAGATGGAGAGCGAAATGTGCTCATCACTTCAGCATTACCTT ATGTCAATAACGTACCACATTTAGGGAATATCATTGG ATCTACACTTTCAGCAGATGTTTTCGCTCGTTATTCTAGGACGCTGAACGTACCTACACTTTAT ATCTGCGGTACGGATGAATATGGAACTGCTACAGAAACCAAA GCTCTGGAAGAAGGCGTATCTCCGCTTGAACTCTGTACCAAATTTCATAAACTCCACACCGAGATCTACGA GTGGTTCGAGCTGAGTTTCGATAAATGGGGAAGAACCTCCACGCCCGAGCATACAAA AATCACACAGGATGTATACTTGGACCTCCACAAGAACGGGTTTTTCAAGCTCGAAACTTCAGACCAAACATATTGCGAGGACGATAACCTTTTCTTAGCTGATCGATTTGTAGAAGGTACATGTCCTCAATGTAAATACGAT GACGCACGAGGAGATCAATGTGATAAATGTGGTCTCACTTACTCTTCACCAACTGAACTGATAAATCCGAGATGTAAACGAAATAAAAACCACAAAGTATCAGTCAGGCCATCCACGCATGCTTGTATGAGATTGGATTTGCTACAGCCCaaattagaagaatggATGCAAAAAGCAAGAGTCAAGGCTAAATGGGGTAGCAATGCTGTAATTACTGATAAAGGAGAGATTGTAGAACCGAGAATGTTGGGAGATGGTCTTAGACCTTCTGCTGTCACAAGAGACTTGAAGTGGGGTGTGGAAGTACCTAAGACCGGCGATGTTGAGGAGGATAAAGCCATGGAAGGCAAAGTCATAT ATGTTTGG TTCGATGCCCCAATCGGTTACCCATCGATCACGGCGACGTATACCGATGAATGGGAGAAATGGTGGAAGAATCCGGACAATGTCGAGCTTTACCAATTCATGGGTAAAGACA ATGTGTACTTCCATACGGTATTGTTCCCTTCTATGTTGATCGGTACCGCTCAACCATGGACCATGTTGCATAACATATCGAGTACCC AATACCTGAATTACGAAGATACTAAGTTCAGTAAAAGTAGAAACATTGG TGTATTTGGAAACAACGCTCGAGAGACCGGTCAACCTCCTTCCGTTTGGCGatattaccttctttctcaaCGTCCAGAAAATAGTGACTCGTCTTTCCTTTGGTCAAATTTCATAGCTGCTAATAACAACGAATTATTGGCTAACCTTGGTAATTTCGTGAACCGA GTGATCAAATTCGTAAACGCCAAGTATGATTCCGTTGTACCCGGTCCAGAGGGTTTCGCTGGCGGTGATGCTGTACCGCAAAGCGATACCACAACAACGGCAGCTCAACTTGATACCGATTTCTTCAATGACATCAATGCTAGATTGGCAGAATACCGCGCAAGCATGGATGACACCAAATTGCGAAATGGTCTAGCTACCGCTATGTCATTATCCGCAAGGGGTAACCAATATCTGCAAGATAATTCGCTGGATAACGCTTTATTGGCAAATCAACCTGAACGTTGTGCTCAAGTGCTACTCAACGCTATCAACTTGATCTACCTTCTATCCGTAGTTTTCCACCCGTTCATGCCTACTACCTCAGAAGGTATCTTACGACAATTAAATGCTCCAGCTAGATCATTACCCGAAAAATTctcaattgatattctaCCCGGCCataaattaggtaaagcCGAATATCTGTTCAAGAAAATCGAAAACCTGAATGGAGCACAAGAAAAGGCTTGGCAAAAACAATTCGGAGGAGACTCAGTAGTGGCTGAAAAAGTAACACCTGCTGGACCTGATGGGCATCCTGAAGGAGGAAAAGTTCCTCACGCGAAAGATATAGTTGTGGATAAGAAAGCTGCTCATTTAGCCaaacaagctgaaattgcTAAGATCAAGCGCGCAGcagctaaagaagctgaaaagaataagtcacctgaagaaaaagagtTGGAGAGTAAAGTTGAACAACAAGGTAAACTTGTAGCTCTTATCAAGAAGGGTGTACAAGAAGGAAACGCCGATGAAGAGTTGGCTAAGGCCAAAGAGCTCAAGGCTGAATTGGCGGATTtgaggaagaagttgaaagaagcttctttatcaaagtaa
- a CDS encoding ATP-dependent Clp endopeptidase, proteolytic subunit ClpP: protein MSRIATSLLRPALSVAGPSRLIPSRAFGFLPSLNDYTSQISSDPASNPVVRDSLVPIVVEQTARGERSYDIYSRLLKERVIFLGPVNSVDSTLLTAQLLFLEAEDPARPIKLYINSPGGVVTSGLAIYDTMQYISPPVHTFCLGQAASMGSLLLAGGEKGHRYALKNSSVMIHQPSGGAQGQATDIALHAKEILRIRSALTDIYADHCTKSDEARENARERFEKALERDYYMTADEAVNFGIVDKIVTRRGDGQITEEEKK from the exons ATGTCACGAATAGCTACTTCCCTCCTGCGGCCGGCTCTTAGCGTAGCTGGGCCTTCGAGGCTCATACCCAGCCGAGCCTTTGGTTTCCTGCCAAGTCTAAACGACTATACCTCTCAGATAAGCTCAGATCCAGCATCCAACCCCGTGGTCAGAGATAGTCTGGTACCAATAGTCGTGGAGCAAACT GCAAGGGGAGAAAGGAGTTATGATATATACTCTAGGCTACTGAAGGAGCGAGTGATATTCTTAGGACCT GTTAATTCGGTCGATTCAACTCTACTAACAGCCCAACTCTTGTTCCTGGAAGCAGAAGACCCCGCTCGACCGATCAAGCTATATATAAACTCACCCGGAGGTGTTGTCACTTCAGGCTTGGCAATATACGATACAATGCAATACATTTCCCCGCCTGTACATACCTTCTGTTTGGGTCAAGCAGCAAGTATGGGCAGTTTGTTATTAGCAGGTGGGGAGAAGGGTCATAGATATGCTTTAAAGAACAGTAGCGTTATGATACATC AACCGTCCGGAGGTGCTCAAGGTCAAGCAACAGATATAGCTTTACATGCTAAAGAGATTTTACGTATACGGTCTGCTTTAACAGATATATACGCTGATCATTGTACGAAATCAGATGAAGCTCGAGAAAACGCTAGAGAGAGATTCGAAAAAGCTTTAGAAAGAGATTATTATATGACAGCGGACGAAGCTGTAAATTTTGGAATAGTTGATAAGATTGTTACTCGTCGAGGTGATGGGCAGATTACcgaggaagaaaagaaatga